One Candidatus Eremiobacterota bacterium genomic window, ATTATCAAGACCCTTCGCACTGCAGGCCTTCCCTCGCCGTTCCCTTACCCGCAGATAGTGATTACCGGCAGGGGCGCCCAGATTCCCGGCCTTCAGGCCCTCCTCCAGGAGAGCCTGAAAACACAGGTTGCCACCTTCTCGCTCCCTGAGGACCTCTCCCCCTACACGTACCCTGTGGCCTTCGGCATGGCCCTCAGGGGTAAGGAATACGGCACAGGCGTCAACCTCATGGAAGAGAAAAAGAGCTCCCATGATCCCCTGGTGCTCTGGGCTGCCGGCATCATACTGCCCCTCCTGCTCTGCTCGGCAAGCCTCATGGTGCATGAGGCGGCTCTCGTGAAAGAGGCAAAAGCTTACAAGGCTGAGATCAACAAGGTGGTGAAAAAGGAGTTCCCTGAAATTACCGTGATCAACAGGCCCCTCGATCAGCTCCGCGACAAGGTGAGCCAGAAGGCGGCCCTCGCCGAGAACAGGGGACCCAATATCCTGGGCATCTTCGACTCAATCTCGCAGGTGATAAGAGGCAAGGATATCATCATCTACGAGTTTGACTTCTCGGAGAGCACGGTGACCATCACCGGAGAAGCGGCATCATACCAGGAGGTTGAGTTCATAAGGAAAGGGCTCCTTGCCTCTTTTGAAAAAGTTGAGCTCCGTGAAGGGAAAACGCTTCCCTCGCGGCGAATCACCTTTAACCTTACCATAACCCTGAAAGGGACGGCTCAAGATGGCCATGAATCTTAAGGATCTCTCGCCCAGGGAGAAAATCATCTACGGCGTGGGAGTCCCGATCATTCTGCTGATGCTTTACGTGGTCTTCTTTATTCTCCCCAGCCTTGAGCACATCAGGGTCGCAAAAAAGCAGATAGCCGCCTACCGCGGGCAATGGAAGCAGATAGAGGCGGAAATCGAAAGATACCGTAACCTCCCCGCGGTGACATCCCCTGCAGAGCGCGTCTCACTCCTCTCTTTTCTTGAGCAGAGCGGGAACAACCTGAAAATTGACAAGAAAATCGTGTATCTGAAGCCCTTCAGCACAACAGGAAACAAGGAAGGCGCAGAGGTGAAAATTGACGATATCACCGGTGACGAGCTGATAAAACTCATCCACCTGGTCCAGGAGGCCAGGATCAGTATAGTGAAAATCAACGTGAAAGATCACAACCTTGACGGTCTCTGGACACTGAAACTTTTTCTCGAGGACTAGATGCTGAAAAAAGCACTTCTCGCGCTGGCCCTGTTTATTGCAGTCTTTATCATAACTGCAGTGATAAGGTTCCCTTATATCTCAATGCTCTCCTCTATGGCGGGAAAATTAAGCACGGAAAAGAAAATCGACGTATCATGGGAGAGGAGCACCGGGTCCTTTCCCTCGATCAAGCTTTCTTCCGTCAGAATCGTCTCGGAGGAGAACGAGGTTGCCGTCTTTGACTCCATCGACATGTTTCTTTCCCTCTCGGGGATGACCTTCAGAGGCTCCCAGGGAGCAGGCCGCGTGAGCGGGAAAATTGCCAGGCAGAAGCTTGATTACACGATATCGAGCCTTCCCATTCCGGCATTTCTCTCCACAAGCCTGGGGAAAGGCACATTGAACGCGAGCGGCACCTATGACATAAAGACCGGCAAGGGAAAAGGGAAATTCGACGCCTCAATCGAGCAGTTTCCCAACCCTCTCATATCCGGCGCCCTCACCATTGACGGCCAGGACACCATAGAGCCCAGGAAGACCGGCATAGTCTTCAATCTTAAGGGGGCGAGCCTCACGGGAAAAGGTACCGTCACCATCACTTCCGCAGACGCTTCCACGCCGTCACAGGTACAGGGTGTGCTGGAGGTGAAAGTAGGCCAGATGCCGCTCATTTTCAATATCCAGGGAACTCTCAATAATATCGCCGTCACGAAAGCCTAGAGGGTTTCCCCGATGAATGGAGAATATAGCAGTCTTTTGAGATTCATACTCGCAGAGCATTACTGACGATATCGTCATACCTGAAAGGATGATGTGCGTCAGTAAAAGAGGTGGTCATAATGAGACAGTTGTCTTTCACTATACTCGTCATGCTTTCAGTGCTCGCCATGCTTGCCATGCTCACAGGGAGCTGCCCTGCACAGAGTCCGGCACCGGCTTCGCCGGCGGGAGGGGCGCCGAAAGAGACCCCGAAGATTGATGAAAAAATCTCGAATGCCCTCCGCTCGGGGAGCATCATGCTCAATTTCGACTCCATCGATATCAAGGTCATGACCAAGATAATGGCCGAGCTCACGAAGCGCACCATTATCGTGGACAAGAGCGTATCGGGCAATATCACGATTCTCTCTTCTAGAAAAGTCCCCGTCAAGGAAGCCTGGAACCTCTACATCTCCGCCGTCGAGGCAGCAGGGTACGGCGTGGTGCAGGTCGGGAAAGCCTATAAGGTCATACCGATTGCCGACGCCCGCAAGGAAGACACAAGGTACGTGGGCATGAGGGTCCCGAAGCTCAGGACGGGCTACGTGGTGGCCCTTGTGCTGATGAACAACGCCGATTCCGAGCTTATGGCCAATACTCTGCGGCCCATGATGGGCTCGACAGGCATCATATCGTCCTACCAGCCTTCAAATGCCGTGGTTATTACCGACTCCTCGCAGAACGTGACGCGCCTCACCCAGATTATCCGCCACCTTGACGCCAATTACAGGGGCTCCATGCTCCGGGTGTACCAGCCGAAATACATCAGGGTGAAGGAGCTTGCCACTTCGCTCCAGGCCATTTTCCAGGGCGTCCAGGGGGCGGCATCGCCGGCCGGAGGCGTGAACCAGCAGGTGAGGATCTCGGCGTACGAGCCCACCAATACCCTCCTTATCATGGCCACCGACAGGGACTTCCTGCAGATCGAGAACATCCTCTCGGACATCGACGCGGAAGATCGCGTCATCAAGCCCGACGTGAGGACCTTCCGCGTCCACTACCTGAAGAACGCCGACGCCGAGGAGGTGGCCAAGACCATCGGCACCATGATGGAAGAGAAAAAGCGCCTTGTCGAGGAGATAAAAAAGGAGCAGCAGGGCACTGCAGAGTCCAAGGAGAAGGAGACCTTCATCTCGTCAAAGCTCTCCTTCGACAAGACCACCAACTCGCTGGTCTTTTACCTCACTGACAAGGAATATTCAGAGATCAAGCCGATGATCGACTCCCTTGACATCGAGCACAAGCAGGTGCTCATCACATGCATTATTGCCGAGGTGTACCTGAAAAAAATGCTGGACATCGGCTCCAAGTGGCACGTGGTCACTGACGGCGGCCTTGCCTCGTTCGGGGGAGGCCTCAGCCTCGAGGGCATCTACAATACCCTTGCCGCCGGAGGCTTCATTGCAGGGGGAGTGAGCAGCGAGGGCGTCACCCTGGAAATAGGTGGCAAGGAAGTCTTCTATCCCAAGATATTTGCCCTTATCAACGCGCTCCAGACCGACAACGCCCTGAACCTTCTCTCGGCGCCCCGCGTGCTCACCCACGATCACAAGCTCTCCAAGTTCATAGCCGGCACGGAGCAGCCTTTCGCCACGGGGGTGAAATATGACAATAACAACCAGCCCGTTATCAGCTATGAATACAAGCAGGTGGGGCTCG contains:
- the gspM gene encoding type II secretion system protein GspM, with product MAMNLKDLSPREKIIYGVGVPIILLMLYVVFFILPSLEHIRVAKKQIAAYRGQWKQIEAEIERYRNLPAVTSPAERVSLLSFLEQSGNNLKIDKKIVYLKPFSTTGNKEGAEVKIDDITGDELIKLIHLVQEARISIVKINVKDHNLDGLWTLKLFLED
- the gspD gene encoding type II secretion system secretin GspD, whose amino-acid sequence is MRQLSFTILVMLSVLAMLAMLTGSCPAQSPAPASPAGGAPKETPKIDEKISNALRSGSIMLNFDSIDIKVMTKIMAELTKRTIIVDKSVSGNITILSSRKVPVKEAWNLYISAVEAAGYGVVQVGKAYKVIPIADARKEDTRYVGMRVPKLRTGYVVALVLMNNADSELMANTLRPMMGSTGIISSYQPSNAVVITDSSQNVTRLTQIIRHLDANYRGSMLRVYQPKYIRVKELATSLQAIFQGVQGAASPAGGVNQQVRISAYEPTNTLLIMATDRDFLQIENILSDIDAEDRVIKPDVRTFRVHYLKNADAEEVAKTIGTMMEEKKRLVEEIKKEQQGTAESKEKETFISSKLSFDKTTNSLVFYLTDKEYSEIKPMIDSLDIEHKQVLITCIIAEVYLKKMLDIGSKWHVVTDGGLASFGGGLSLEGIYNTLAAGGFIAGGVSSEGVTLEIGGKEVFYPKIFALINALQTDNALNLLSAPRVLTHDHKLSKFIAGTEQPFATGVKYDNNNQPVISYEYKQVGLDLEVTPHIGQNDQVRIDMKLTIKDLVEYLKPNVGVMSYVVPVISNREIKNFITLANGQTIIIGGLIDNKTLSTIKSVPLLEKIPLLGDLLFKDKSKTAEKRTLFVFLTPHIINNSRELQEITDMYGRIIHEDKAKNEKAPFIIDESKEETH
- a CDS encoding GspL/Epsl periplasmic domain-containing protein — protein: MKLSGGLDSGTTEAREIYLELGWKKVKIAENPRTAMVQAAVPSSVLTFRTLTLPFTDQKRIREIIREELSDTLAIPLESTVWDFSRNPDGSVFVVIAPTEALGEKIKELPKNIQALDAEPFALVRTALYCGIKDGLIIDFGASKTLFCGLRNGAIDFIRVLLRGGGLITELIMKEMQVSLAEAESIKREKGLALSTAREEIIKTLRTAGLPSPFPYPQIVITGRGAQIPGLQALLQESLKTQVATFSLPEDLSPYTYPVAFGMALRGKEYGTGVNLMEEKKSSHDPLVLWAAGIILPLLLCSASLMVHEAALVKEAKAYKAEINKVVKKEFPEITVINRPLDQLRDKVSQKAALAENRGPNILGIFDSISQVIRGKDIIIYEFDFSESTVTITGEAASYQEVEFIRKGLLASFEKVELREGKTLPSRRITFNLTITLKGTAQDGHES